Genomic segment of Panicum virgatum strain AP13 chromosome 9N, P.virgatum_v5, whole genome shotgun sequence:
TCAATGCttctacaacaacaacaagaacaaCAAAGGCTCttagtcccaagcaagttgatgTAGACCTATATGCTTCTGTCGCTCATTTCAATCTATATTCTATAATCCAATTCTAGGACACCTTCCACTTAAatagtgatttttttttaaaaaacatggGTTCTATTTTGGGAGTTTTGCATCACTTGATTGAATCAATAAAACATGGATGCCACAAGGATCAGGATTCCAATTGAATAGAATAGGCACTTTTCAGCATTCTGCAGTGCTAAAAAATTGATGATTGGACTGAAATGCTAAAGCCATAACAGTCCATACTATGGCACTCACCATATTCTCAATAGAATCATCACAAGCAGCATGGTAGCTTTCAAACATACTAATAAATGAGAGACGGCTTCAGTAAGAACCCATACCTGTGAGGCTTCAACATCTGTGGGTAGATTTTCTAAGTAAAGCTCCCATTCTTGCCCACTCCAGTCTGCCACCTCATCTTCGCTTGGAAGTTTTCCTGACTTGAATTCTGCAGCTAAGGCGCAGATCTTTTTGTAAGTAGCTGAATCTGGTTCCATGGCATCAGGAGGTATACCAGTCCCCTCAACCCAAAGTTGAAGGTCAATTTGGTTTTCTATCCCAGGTACGTTCTTTTTCAGGAATTGAAGAAATGTCTCTGTGTCTATTGATTGAAACTTAAACGTGGCAATGTACTTCTTTAAGAACTCGTCAAAAGCAGGCCGGCCAATCTAGCACAATCGACAAGCAGAGGACAAGAGAAATTAGATACCAATCCAACCTGTCAATTATTTTTTGTGAATGAATATATGTGATGTGGAGCGAAACAGTGGCAATGCTCCATACTCCCACGCACCTGGCGCTCGATGCGCCAAAGGAACTGGAACCCTTTCTCATAGGGCACTTCAGAGTACACATCATCAGGGTCAATCCCTGCCATCTTCGGCTTCAATTTGGTGAACTCCATGTTATCCTTAAACCTCTCCATCATTCTGTTCAACCCCCTCCATCCAATTCCCATGTTTAATGCTGCCCGCTCCTCCCCTTGCACCACCTCAACAATCCTCCTCTCAGCATATGTTGTGAATCCCTATATACAGCAACAATGATATGAGACTGTGACATGTCAAAACTAAGTATAAAATACCACATGTAGTTGCCAAGCTTAGGCACGACCAACCGAATCATCAATGATTTGTGACCTGTCAAACTAAGTATGCTCTCTAGTAGCTCCGACCATAactagaggaaaaaaaaagatttcacACACTAGTCAGAGAAAAATGTTGAATCCGTAAAAGATTAGATATTTAGATTATACCAGGGTCATGGTGCCTGACATTGACCCTGATCATGACTGGATTGGAACCAATCTAGCAGAAGATGTACAACCATAGTATATATCTTCCCCATTTATATTGTACAGAAACATAGTTCTTCTACAGCAAAATTCTCCTGATCTAAACCAGGATTTTACAGTTCAATCCATTCTGAACCATGCATAATGAACTGCATATATTTCGCTCACACAAATATTCAACGCCACAGAAGACTTTGCTCCTGGCTAGGTCAGATTTCCCACCTACTAATGGACAGCTTACATCAAATTAGAGGAAAACAGTATTTGTAGCAGAAAGGATGACAACGACAACATAGAAAACAATAAGAGTTCATTCACCTCATTTAGCCAGAAATCTTCATTGGTCTTGTTAGTAATCAGATTGCCAGTCCAGCTATGCGCGAGCTCATGCGCCACTACCTGAGCCCCTGCAGCATCCCCCTTGATCACTGTAGGAGTGAGGAACACCATCCTGGGGTTCTCCATGCCTCCATAAGGGAAGCTCGGAGGCAGCACGAGCAGATCGAACCTCTCCCATTCGTACGGTCCGAACAGCGACTCCCCGACCTTGACCATCTCCTCCACCCCGGCAAACTCCCTCGCCGCCTCGTCCAGCACCTTGTCCCCTCCCTCAGCGTACACCCGCGTCCTCGGGCCGAGGTCCCTGAACCCGATCCCGCCGGCTGCAAACGCGAAGAGGTAGGGCGGCACGGACTGCTCCATCTGGAACTCCTCAACGATGCGGCCGGGTGCGCACCACAGCTCGTCGTCGCACGCACCGCGGTGGTCGGATGGCAGCGGGTCCCGGTGGGCGacgtggcgcgcggcggcgacggcggagagcTGCGAGGGGACGTTGAGGAGGAGCGAGAAGGTGATGCGCGCGGCGGGGGTGTCGTGGCAGGGGAAGATGGAGCGGGCGTGGATGGACTGGCACTGCGAGAAGACGAAGGGATGCCCGGAGGCGGTCTGCGGCGGGGCCAGCCACTGCAGCGCGGAGGCGCCGGGGGAGGTGGAGAAGGTGAGCCGGAAGGAGGTGGTGTCGGGGGGCAGGGTGAGGGTCAGCGCCGAGCCGAGGACGGGGTCGGGGGTCGCGGCGAGGGAGAAGGGGATGGGCTCCGGCGGTTCGGCGGCAGTGGAGACGGAGTGGACGGCAAGGGCGCGGGTGTCGAGGAGGAGGTCGCCGGAGTGCGGCGCGGAGAGGGTGAGCAGCGCAGAGGCGTGGATGGTGGAGGCGGCGAAGTCGAGGTAGAAGGCAAGCGCGGCGTGCGATACCACCGGGTGCGCGCCGTCGGTGTAGGAGTGGGGATCGACCGGCgccatggctgctgctgctcctgccgccggcggcgaacgaGTCGGGATGCGAGGGGACGGGGGAGGGTTTGGTTGGTCCGGTCGGGTCGAGGACTCGAGGGGCTTTTGGTGGGTCGTGTTTTTTTTGGTGGGCCGTGTTGGTCGGGTCGAGCCGACAAAACCTTTTGAGCTTTCCTTTGGCTTTCAGTTTGTGCTACGAAGGAATTGATACCTCCGACGAGCTAAAAACCTCTCCAAATTCAGAAGGCAtctaaaaaattctcaaaagcAGAAGAACAGATCATAGGAATAGTACCAATCAAATTGCAGAAAAATAGTATCAATTTTACTTAGAAAATAGTACCATTTAAATTATTGGTGCCTGGCATATATTCTCACTTTACAGTATATACACAACATGTATCTCCGTTTTCGACATTCGAGTACATAGCAGCACTCTGGACTCTAGAGTGACTGAGTTTGGTTGCAACATACAAGTTAACAAGCTTAAACTGGTTTTAAGTCGAACAAAATCTGTGCTTAATTGACATGGGTTAATGAGTCCCTCCGTCCTATATTACTATTCATTTTATCTTTTCTAGATTTATATgctttaatatatatatatatatatatatatatatatatatatgaaaaagtccatttttgaccatccaactattacccgagtttggttttggccattgaactccaaaaccgggtatcttcgaccatccaactatcaaaaccgttcacTTTTGGCCATCTAGCGGTTTTGCAAGGCAGTTTCGCTGACGTGGACGCCACGTGGAGGTGGGGCCACTTGTCAGCCatcctctctcctctttctctttctttgctcccccctctctcctctctcccgatCCCTCTGCTCGGCGGCCCCTTGCTGcctactgccgccgccgcgcgccccctgCTGCGTGCTGCCGCCGGcgtgccgccgccccctgctcgAGCAGTGCTGCGCCCCCCTGCTGCTTGTGCTGcaagctgctgccgccgccccttgttgcagcaggcgccgccgccacgtacTATAGCCGGCGCCACCTGCTGCAGGCGCAGCCGGCGCCACCTGCGGGCCCACCCTGCTGCAGCAACGGCGctggagaggaaggagggagcgaCGCTGGGGGCCGCCGGGgcaggagaggaaggagggagtggcggtggcggccgtcggggcaGGGGACGAAGGAGGGAGCGGctgtggcggccgccgggggtaggggaggaaggagggagcggcgctgggggccgccggggcagggggtgcggcggcggtggggaggaaggaggaagcgGCGGGAGGGGGCTGCCGGGGCAGGGGAGCTGCGGCGGTGGTGCCCAGGGGAGGTGCGGCGGGTGCGAGGACGAGCACCACTGCTGgctcgcctgcacgccgccgcggaccaCGCTTGCGAAGCAGAGCCCAGCCCCGGCCGTCGTGCCGGCTCCGCGTAGTCCCCGCTGCCCGATTCGCGCgtacataacctatggttttaggattgatctatgagtggttttcttAAGGGTTTTatgatctcaaaagcgaggctagtcaatgtttttagaaaaaagtttttttatgcaatgtgcaatgcaatgcaagggtgagacgaacaatatggtatgcaatgcaacacggggtgggtgaacaaaacgAACAAAATGATGAGCGTAGTCCCCGTTGCCCGATTCGCGCGGCCCCTGCACCGGCTGCTGCTCAAGCCCGCCATcgcccctgctccggccgccgcccctgctccggccgccgccatccagCTCCGCGCTGCCCCTGCACGGCTCGCCGTGGCCCAGCCACTGCCTGCTGCTCCCTCGCCCTCACGCCTCACCGTGCGCGGCCGCGgcttcctggcggcggcgctcgcgccgGTTGCCCGGCGTCAGGCTGCCGCACGGCACCACAACGGCCTCGACGCCGGCTCACCGGCCGCCCTCCCGCCAGTCCCTGCTCCGCCCGCCACCGGCCGTctgaagggaggagagagatgagagaggagagaaagagggagacagagaagagagagagagtgggggtagcactgacaagtgggccccacctccacgtggcgtccacgtcagcaaaaccgcCCTGCAAAACCGCCGGATGGCCAAAAgtgaacggttttgatagttggatggtcgaagatacccggttttggaATTTAATTGCCAAAATCAAACTCGGGcaatagttggatggtcaaaatagacttttttcatatatatatatatatatatatatatatatagtaatttgggacggagggagtagttctcAAATTCTGAAGATGTATCAAGAAATTAAAGGGGTTGAACTAGCATGCCAGAATTCTGGTCTTATCTACCATGAAAAAAAGGATGTATATATACATGGGCATCAACTATTCAATGCACATTCTTGAGGGAAAAAAAACTCCTCGAGTCTCATGAGCAGACAACCAGTAGGTATCCGGATAAACAGAGGCGGTAGATACGGGAACGTTACAGTCCTGTAAAAATGTAGAAACAATTCaggagtaaaaaaaaagaacagatgGATTAGATTAAGTGCAACTCAGACAGCTCTTAGGATTTACCATGACACCACAAATGAAAAGTGAAAATTTAAAAGGTTCCAAAGTGAATGTTATTGCAATATGGTATTAGATTCGCACTCATGACAATAATAAAGAAGCGTGCGTTGATCGATAGCGTGAACTTCATATGCCTTGCCACCATTTTCCTCCATCTGTTTTGAATTGTTTTCCTTCCAACGTCAAGCAGCAAGGATTCATCGACAATGAGGTTCATCATTGCGAGGCAGGACAGCCAGTCGACCTCGTATGCCAATCTTCCTGATCGACCCATCGCTCAGGCTGAACAGAAAGCGATCTTCTCCATCAACCCAAAGCACCACCGCACAAGTCTTCCCAAGAAACATCTCCAACTTGATCTTTTCTCTAGCGTGCATCTGGACCACCCTCGGCGGCAAGGAACTTGCCAGGTCGATAAAGCGATCTTCTCCATCAACCCAAAGCACCACCGCACCAGTCTTCCCAAGAAACATCTCCAACTTGATCTTTTCTCTAGCGTGCATCTGGACCACCCTCGGCGGCAAGGAACTTGCCAGGTCGATTGTTTTAGAAAGgaccagggttcaccaaaccggtgggaaccggtccggtttgaccggttaccgatcaaaccggtttccgtttcggccggtacccaaccggtcaaaattcaaaatttaaattcaaaaaatgaaaaattcccaaaaaattcctaaaaatacttcaagttgcgatgaatctaatggtatcaaattttctcaaaaattcgttcatttagtatagtttgcggggatttaaatttaaatcaaaaaagaaaaagaaaaaataggccggcccattaaggcccaccagtcaaaaccggtcaaaccggccggtaaaccggttgcacgggagcttttgaatttgcatttgaattcaaaccggtcaaaccgaccagtaaaccggtcaaaccggccggtaaaccggtcggaaccgtttgcacgggagcttttgaatttatttaaatttggatttgaattcaaccggttaccggtccaaccggtccggtaaaccggaaccggtggccggcggtttgggTTAACCGGtcggaaaaaaaaaacctgGAAAGGACCCAGCTGCTGGCGGTGTGGCTACCATGCTTCCAGAGTGACATCTGTGCGCCCTTCAATAAGAATAACAGAAAGCTTCCATCTGCAGAACTTGCTAAAAATGGTGCCTTGCTGCGTTTAGCATCAAGAGGGAGCTCCAGATAGGACAGCTTCGTATGTGTGTCCGCAGCGAGATGCAACGTAGCAATGTGAGTGAGCGTCCAGTTAGTCGAGTTGCCACGGAGAAGATGGATGGCACCATGAGAAGTAGCAGCAGGGGATGGCACCACATAGAGGTCAGGTATTAGCTCAGGAGTGTCATCAAACCACACCCAACGTTTGGCCTTTGAGCAGTAGACCACAATCCTGAACGGTCTTCGTGTGATCCGAATGGCAACCAGCCGGAAGGACTGAGATACCAACTTGCTACGGTCGATATCCTCGGTGATAAGTAAGGTATACATGTCAGGTGATGCAACCGGAACCGGAGGAATGTGGAAGATTTCACCAGTGAGAGGATTGCAGACCCAAAACTTGTGTGACCTGCCTGTTGGTTGGCGCCGGAGGGCCAATGTAACAGCCCTATATTGATTAAGAGTTAAACTTGTCATCATGTGTATTATTAAGCATTAAGCATAATTAATTTGCACTTAAGGAGAGAATCAACACTTAGGATAATTCACTGAGTATGGtagtggcggacagtccgcccctatacggcggacggtccgcggctATGCCACGTGGCCGACCACGGTTCACCTCGGACACATCGAATTCACTGCTACGTGACCCcacccgcggacagtccgcaccacactcgcggacggtccgctagtgcATCTCCGCTGCGTGTCATGCGCGCAGAGACTTGACGCCACGTACCCCTCTCGGGCCCACTCGTCAGCCCGAGCTCTCCACCTCCCCAGCACCCTTCTgctcactctctctccctcccactcTCCCCAAAACACTTCTCTCTCTAGCAaaaccatggaggagctccccttcctcctctcttgcCATTGAAGCCCTACCTCACCGGAGCATCGCTGGAGGACGCCAAGGAACGACGCCGGCAAGCTACACCGCCccgatctcctcttcttccttggggagGAGCTTCCCCCAACAAGTTCTTCTTCTACTCCATCTCCTCCCTCAAGCTCCAAGCAAGGAAGACGACCCCGAGCTACTCTAAGCCTCCCCGTCGCCTTGAAGCCCTTGCCGGTATCCTACTCAACGCCGGTGAGTGTTTCCCCTCCCCGATCCATCCCCATTGTCCTAGGATTGGAAGCCAAGAACTCACCTAGAGCCCAATCACCATTGTTGACCTAAAGCTTCGAAACCCTAATGCATGTGAGACTTGGTAACTAAAGTGAACTCCCTAGGCTCCCAGGAACCTCTAGGAACAAACCCCACCCCAAACCGTGGCCGAAATCACCGgcggcgaactcgccggtgaGTCTCGGCCGTgtcgcggatggtccgcccgacatggccggacggtccgccagctcCTGACCAAAACCAACAGAGACTCTACCCGATTCCTAGCCTTTCAAAAATtgagaggcggacggtccgctcaacccacgcggacggtccgcgatttagTCAAAGAGCATGTTTTCACCCCAACACGGTCCACGACTgactggcggacggtccgccacttggtcCGCCATTCAGATCGGACGGTCCGCTTCCCTaacccggacggtccgcccctaccTGTTCAGCACCCTTGCACTTATTCATGAACAACCCACCCATGCATCTTAGGCCCGGCCTCTATACCATAGTTGGGCTTCATTAATACATGTCTCCTCATGTCATCTACACGTCATGGCATACATTCATGGCATACTCATTTCTCAAACATCATTGCATTCGTGTAGAGACCGTGATGCCGGAGCAACAGGAGGGTGAACCGGAGCTGGTGCGAGATGACTCTTCTTTTGAGACTCAAGGCAGGCACCTAAGCATTCTTCCATCCTAtattttggatcaatgaagtTATATACATGTCTTGATTGTGCATGAGTTATTATGTTATGCATCAATGCTTGCTTAGAACCTATTTGATGCATTACCAATCTTGACTAGGATAACCCCTCCTAGTTGAGTATGCTTGTTAGGTGCCACGAATTaaatgcttagccttgcatagttacggtagaagacgagaggtggcaaggtcaccaccGCTCGCGAGTTATAGGATATAATGTTTGATTCTATTTAGTTAGTCAATGATGAATAAAATTGAGCAACTATGAATGGTGATTCGGACTTGGGCAAGTATGGTAGGGCCATGATGAGAGTGGAACTCAAATGGTTAGacttgcttgagttgattaaggaccgatgcgtaatcgctttgatacttgagcacTTTTCCGTACGAACCACATGCTTAATAATGGGAAGGTAAGCCAACTAgcatgagtcacaccttgccttgatcggattcggtgcgagtcgtgatggagtgtgatcggcggttccggtgcacttgtccttcccaaccgttcgctcatagccggttgtgtttgtgtgaaaggttGAGGTCTGAATCAATACTTATCCTTGGCCATgggtatggtcgttggtcttgtCCTTGTGTGGGTAAAAttgtacacccctgcagggttctcaatctattgcaatagccgcgctctcggacattgagcacgctcttgtactttgactttaaCGTAGAGTTACCGAATGGggttcatggaagattgagtTTATGATACATGATCACTTTACTTATGCAATTTCTTGATGTGTGcttagagatcatagatgcTATGTCTTTTACTTCCTACAACTTGATCTAAGTAGATGCTTTTATGCAAAACTAAATACCATGACCTAACCTTGCTCCTAACCAAATGTCttctccttgaggtcgggatatatatatatatatatatatatatatatatatatatatatatatacccatGTTGGATAAGTCTTGCAAGTACCCTtttgtactcatggtgctaTCGTTAAAGTTGATGGAGGTGATGCACAGCCGGAGGCCGTGTTTGGCTACTTCTACCCCGCAgacggaggtgcgggtgaggagtagatgACCGGTGGCTACGAGAAGGGCACTATCGGTATATAATGTTACCTTCTATTTTGCGTATGCGTGGAGTGCGAAGTAGTAGAACaattccgctgcaaactctgaaaaCTTAATGTGATGTACTTTGAACCTCTTTGTAATATAAACTTGTGTGTGGATGTGCTTATGTAACGGTATTAC
This window contains:
- the LOC120690463 gene encoding leucine aminopeptidase-like; translation: MAPVDPHSYTDGAHPVVSHAALAFYLDFAASTIHASALLTLSAPHSGDLLLDTRALAVHSVSTAAEPPEPIPFSLAATPDPVLGSALTLTLPPDTTSFRLTFSTSPGASALQWLAPPQTASGHPFVFSQCQSIHARSIFPCHDTPAARITFSLLLNVPSQLSAVAAARHVAHRDPLPSDHRGACDDELWCAPGRIVEEFQMEQSVPPYLFAFAAGGIGFRDLGPRTRVYAEGGDKVLDEAAREFAGVEEMVKVGESLFGPYEWERFDLLVLPPSFPYGGMENPRMVFLTPTVIKGDAAGAQVVAHELAHSWTGNLITNKTNEDFWLNEGFTTYAERRIVEVVQGEERAALNMGIGWRGLNRMMERFKDNMEFTKLKPKMAGIDPDDVYSEVPYEKGFQFLWRIERQIGRPAFDEFLKKYIATFKFQSIDTETFLQFLKKNVPGIENQIDLQLWVEGTGIPPDAMEPDSATYKKICALAAEFKSGKLPSEDEVADWSGQEWELYLENLPTDVEASQVTALDERYKLSESRDYEVKVAFLQLAIPTGCKCYFNEVEKCLKQVGRMKYLRPLYSSLAKCSSEEKMLAQRIFSEAQEFYHPIARSVVEAILSKHS